The Brachionichthys hirsutus isolate HB-005 chromosome 1, CSIRO-AGI_Bhir_v1, whole genome shotgun sequence genome has a window encoding:
- the trpm5 gene encoding transient receptor potential cation channel subfamily M member 5 — MQERQDTPLRTLQPQPRCLRCGVTLEWSEEDSVLLGCSCCSTVEEELENIGLASRMRRQRSHWAAGRVGDLDFLGPTKTRGKFMRVLSNTDPVLIYRMLTEEWGLAPPHLVVALVGGDEVAQMKPWLRDTLRKGLVKAAQSTGAWILTSGLRFGITKHLGQAVRDHALASTSSKVRVVAIGIAPWNMIHNREALLGAKVDEPAAYKPQDLPHGSVYSLDSHHSHFVLVEEDPSRLGATSEMRVKLLKHISLQRTGYGGTGSFEIPVLCLLVHGEPRILKRMYKGIGNSTPWLILAGSGGVADILVTLMNRGCWDTDAVHHLLLDTFPNAHHSTDISSWVKLIQKILEHGHLLTVHDPEQESSDLDTVILKALVKACKSQSQEAQDFLDELKLAVAWNRVDIAKSDIFNGDVEWKACDLEEVMMDALTNDKPDFVRLFVDNGVNLGEFLTYGRLQELYWSVSEKSLLHNLLLKKYEEKQMLLGAARTPGPPGHHPPEQGDRKPRFTLYEVAKVLKDFLHDSCKGFYQKIPTEKPAKGRLFHSQKNVAELEQRCEHPWRDLFLWAVLQNRQQMANYFWAMGPEAVAAALAGCKILKEMARLESEAESARSMKEAKYEQFALDVFGECYSNSEDRAYALLVRRTDCWSKSTVLNLATEADAKSFFAHDGVQALLTKIWWGAMRTDTAISKLVVSFFCPPLIWTNLIQFSDEELENRDGREQFVELDSMDTEKALLLTDDDDPLDSSPGGPADQSCAAVWWRFLLRRWRRFWSAPVTVFLGNVIMYFAFLFLFTYVLLLDFRPPPPFGPGAAEIMLYFWVFTLVLEELRQSFFTDEEMNILKKFKLYVEDNWNKCDMVAISLFVVGVSCRMVKDTYEAGRTVLAIDFMVFTLRLIHIFAIHKQLGPKIIIVERMMKDVFFFLFFLSVWLIAYGVATQALLHPNDPRIDWVFRRALYRPYLHIFGQIPLEEIDAARMPAMNCTDDSQEIIAGLRPPCPNIYANWLVILLLVIFLLVTNVLLLNLLIAMFSYTFQVVQGNTDIFWKFQRYNLIVEYHSRPALAPPFIIISHLSQLLLSLVKQPESKQEHLERELPVGLDQRLITWETVQKENYLAKLERQHWESSEERLKHTSSKVQSLLRIVGGLKDQEKRLATVDTQVRYCGEVLSWMAECFAQSTLKCGKEAPKTPMCLTGSQPISTKEARQSRDKGVKLQESAPKAGRPGCAAAHTVPYDHE, encoded by the exons TGTCCTGCTGGGCTGTTCCTGCTGCTCcacggtggaggaggagctggagaacatCGGCTTGGCCAGCAGGATGAGGAGGCAGCGGAGCCACTGGGCCGCTGGACGAGTGGGCGACCTCGACTTCCTCGGCCCCACGAAGACGAGGGGGAAG TTTATGAGGGTGCTGAGCAACACGGATCCAGTGTTGATCTACCGGATGCTGACGGAGGAGTGGGGCCTGGCCCCCCCACATCTGGTCGTGGCCCTGGTGGGTGGAGACGAGGTGGCTCAGATGAAACCGTGGCTGAGGGACACTCTGAGGAAAGGGCTGGTGAAGGCTGCACAGAGCACAG GGGCCTGGATTCTGACCAGCGGTCTTCGCTTCGGGATCACCAAACACCTGGGCCAGGCGGTGAGGGATCACGCCCTGGCCAGCACCTCCTCGAAGGTCCGCGTCGTGGCTATCGGCATCGCGCCGTGGAACATGATCCACAACCGAGAGGCGCTGCTCGGCGCCAAG GTGGACGAGCCTGCAGCGTACAAGCCGCAGGACCTGCCTCACGGCTCGGTCTATTCCCTGGACAGCCACCATTCCCACTTCGTACTGGTGGAGGAGGACCCCAGCAGACTGGGGGCCACCAGTGAGATGAGGGTGAAGCTGCTCAAACACATCTCTCTGCAGCGCACTGGATACGGGG GAACAGGCAGCTTTGAGATCCCTGTTCTGTGTCTGTTGGTTCACGGGGAACCTCGGATTCTCAAG AGGATGTACAAAGGTATTGGCAATTCCACGCCGTGGCTGATCCTGGCAGGCTCCGGAGGGGTGGCAGACATCCTCGTCACGCTGATGAATAGGGGCTGCTGGGATACGGACGCCGTTCACCACCTGCTGCTGGACACCTTCCCCAACGCCCACCACAGCACAGACATCAGTAGCTGGGTGAAGCTG ATCCAGAAGATACTTGAACACGGGCATCTTCTCACCGTCCATGACCCTGAACAGGAGAGCTCCGACCTGGACACGGTCATCCTCAAAGCTCTGGTCAAGG cTTGTAAGAGCCAAAGTCAGGAAGCGCAGGACTTCCTGGATGAACTGAAGCTGGCCGTGGCGTGGAACAGGGTGGACATTGCCAAAAGTGACATCTTTAATGGAGATGTGGAGTGGAAG GCATGTGACCTCGAAGAGGTGATGATGGACGCACTGACCAACGACAAGCCCGACTTCGTGCGCCTCTTTGTGGACAACGGCGTGAACCTCGGCGAGTTCCTCACCTACGGTCGTCTGCAGGAGCTCTATTGGTCGGTATCGGAAAAGAGCCTCCTTCACAACTTGCTCCTGAAAAAGTACGAGGAGAAGCAGATGCTGCTCGGAGCTGCAAGGACTCCGGGTCCACCCGGACACCATCCGCCAGAGCAAGGTGACCGCAAGCCCCGCTTCACACTCTACGAGGTGGCCAAGGTCCTGAAGGACTTCCTCCACGACTCCTGCAAAGGCTTCTACCAGAAGATCCCCACG GAGAAGCCAGCGAAGGGCCGACTGTTCCACAGCCAGAAGAACGTGGCCGAATTGGAGCAGCGCTGTGAACATCCTTGGAGGGATCTGTTCCTCTGGGCCGTCCTTCAGAACCGACAGCAGATGGCAAACTACTTCTGGGCGATG GGCCCTGAGGCGGTCGCCGCGGCGCTGGCGGGCTGTAAGATCCTGAAGGAGATGGCGAGGCTGGAATCTGAAGCGGAGTCTGCACGGAGCATGAAGGAGGCAAAGTACGAGCAGTTTGCCCTCG ACGTCTTCGGAGAGTGCTACTCCAACAGCGAAGACAGGGCCTACGCTTTGTTAGTGCGGAGGACAGACTGCTGGAGCAAATCTACCGTCCTTAATCTGGCAACCGAGGCCGATGCCAAATCGTTCTTCGCTCACGACGGCGTGCAG GCTCTCCTCACCAAGATCTGGTGGGGGGCGATGAGGACGGACACCGCCATCTCTAAGCTGGTGGTGTCTTTCTTCTGTCCTCCGCTCATCTGGACCAACCTCATACAGTTCAG TGATGAGGAACTGGAGAATCGGGATGGCCGGGAGCAGTTCGTGGAGTTAGACAGTATGGACACGGAAAAGGCTTTGCTGCTAACGGACGACGACGACCCTTT GGACTCTTCTCCTGGAGGTCCAGCGGATCAGAGCTGCGCCGCCGTGTGGTGGCGTTTCTTACTGCGGCGCTGGCGGCGCTTCTGGAGTGCCCCGGTCACCGTGTTCCTCGGTAACGTCATAATGTACttcgccttcctcttcctcttcacctaCGTTCTCCTGCTGGACTTCCGTCCGCCGCCGCCCTTCGGCCCCGGCGCCGCTGAGATCATGCTGTACTTCTGGGTCTTCACCTtggtgctggaggagctgagacag AGCTTCTTCACTGACGAAGAGATGAACATCCTGAAGAAGTTCAAACTCTACGTGGAGGACAACTGGAACAAATGTGACATGGTGGCCATCTCCCTCTTCGTTGTTGGTGTTTCATGCAG GATGGTGAAAGACACCTACGAGGCAGGAAGGACCGTTCTGGCCATCGACTTCATGGTCTTCACGCTGCGTCTGATCCACATCTTTGCCATTCATAAGCAGCTGGGCCCCAAGATTATCATTGTGGAGCGAATG ATGAAGGACgtgttcttcttcctgttcttcctGAGTGTGTGGCTCATTGCGTACGGCGTCGCCACCCAGGCGCTTCTGCACCCTAACGACCCCAGAATCGACTGGGTGTTCCGCAGGGCCTTGTATCGGCCCTACCTGCACATTTTTGGACAGATTCCCTTGGAGGAAATAGATG CCGCTCGCATGCCTGCGATGAACTGCACCGATGACTCGCAGGAGATCATCGCGGGGTTACGGCCGCCGTGTCCCAACATCTACGCCAACTGGCTGGTCATCCTGCTGCTGGTTATCTTCCTCCTCGTCACCAACGTCCTGCTGCTCAACCTGCTGATCGCCATGTTCAG CTACACGTTCCAGGTAGTGCAAGGCAACACAGACATCTTCTGGAAGTTCCAGAGGTACAACTTGATTGTGGAATACCACAGCCGTCCAGCACTGGCGCcgcccttcatcatcatcagccatcTCTCTCAGCTCCTCCTCAGCCTGGTCAAACAGCCAGAGTCCAAGCAAGAGCATCTCG aGAGAGAACTGCCGGTCGGCCTTGATCAGAGGCTGATAACATGGGAGACGGTGCAGAAGGAGAACTACCTGGCCAAACTGGAACGGCAGCACTGGGAGAGCAGTGAGGAGCGACTCAAGCACACCTCCTCAAA GGTTCAGAGCTTGCTGAGAATTGTTGGTGGGTTGAAGGACCAAGAGAAGCGGCTGGCGACCGTGGACACTCAG GTGCGGTACTGCGGGGAGGTGTTGTCCTGGATGGCGGAATGCTTCGCTCAAAGCACCCTCAAGTGTGGAAAAGAAGCTCCCAAAACTCCAA TGTGTCTAACAggctctcagccaatcagcaccaAGGAGGCACGCCAAAGCCGAGACAAAGGCGTCAAGCTGCAAGAGAGCGCCCCCAAAGCAGGGCGCCCAGGATGCGCAGCGGCCCACACGGTCCCGTACGACCACGAATGA